The Deltaproteobacteria bacterium genome segment TGCAATCACGATTTACAATTTCCCTTTTGTCGACGGAATGCCGTTGGCCCGGGAATCGATGGAGGTGGCCATATCCACGGCACGGGCGAACGATTTGAAGATCGATTCCACCACATGGTGTTTGTTGCCCGATTGCAGAACATGCACATGCAGATTGACCGCCGCCTCGTTGACGAAGGCCTGGAAAAATTCGTGGACGAGCTGGACGTCGAAGTTTTTAATCCGTCCCGATTTGATTTTTGGTTCGTACACCATGCACGGACGGTTGCAAAAATCCACCGCCACCGTGGTGAGCACCTCGTCCATCGGCAGAGTGAAGTGACCGTAACGGCGGATTCCCTTTTTGTCCTTCAGAGCCTTTTTAAAGGCGGACCCCAGGCAAAGGCCGACATCCTCCACCAGGTGGTGATCATCCACCTCCACGTCGCCGGCGGCCGTAAGCGTCAGATCGAACATTCCATGCTTGGCGAAGGCCTCGAGCATGTGGTTGAAGAAAGGGATCGGCGTTTTGACCCGGTATTTTCCCGATCCGTCGATGTTCAAGGACAGGGAGATATTGGTCTCGGAGGTCTTGCGGTTTATGGAGGCTTTCCGGAGAACTTTCATAGGGGTTATATTTAACTTGCGGCGGCCGGGAATGACAACCGGAAAATCGGCTACTTCAGGGCGCCTTTGAATCCTTCACTTGGAGACCCCCTCTTTGGCCACGAATTCCTCATAAGTGACAATTTTGGCCTTTTCGCGCTCGGCGTATTCGGGGGAGATCAGGTTTTCTGCGACAGCCTCGTCTAAGGCGCGGCGCAAAAAATCGCGGTCGCAGGCTTCCGGTACGACATAGGCGATGAAAGCGTCGGTGGATTTTATGTCGTTGCCTTGCATGAGAGCTTGCCGGCTTATCACCACATAAAAAGGGGAGCGCAGATGGCCATGGCCCATGGTGACAAACCAGGTATCGAATCCCTCATCGATGCCCCACGTTCGGCCGTCAACAATGATACTGAATATATTTTTTAATCCCCCATCGGTTGCCGAAAGGCTATGGGTGAAATATTGGCGGTCCGCTCCTATTCTGCGTACTTTCTTCTCAAGCGTTTGAAGCCTCTGCGAGTCGCGGCGTTGACCCAAATTCTTTCCCGCATTTGAAGGTGGTTCAGCTCCCAAAGCGCTGTCCATGATCCGTCGTTTTTTTTCTTCTTTTGTGGGATCGGCGGATGATGATTGCCCGGCCCGATCGATTTTTTGGGGAGGATTATTTCCGGATGAGGTGGTTAATTTGAATTCGTAACTCTCAAGCGGATTCTCAAACGCGTAGAGCCCTTCGAGGGTCAGCCCGTTGTCTTCGAGGTATTTTTCAATCCGCCGCCGAGTCCACCCATCCGACTGCTTCAGCCGTTTTCCCTCGGTCTCAATCCACCGGATAGCCCGCCGGTGTTTTTCCATTTCGCTCCATTTTTTCCATGCCTCGTAGTCAGGGACACCGACGGTCTCGATGACCGTTTGATAGACTTCCTGTGCCGGTTCAATCGGTTTCTCTCGGCGCGGCCGATCTGATTCCATGAAAATGAGCGCCAGCGGCGAAAAACGGGCAAAGGTTACCGCCAATCGCAAGGCGCCCGTCAACAAGCCTTCACCAGCGGCCATCTCGGCGCCAATTCCCCCGTCAAGAATGGCCGCATCGGTTCCCCATACAGCCGAGGCCTGTTCCAGCGCCGTAGGAGCCGCCAGACGCGCGGCTGTTGGAACCGATTGACGCAGGGCAACCCCACCCAAGCCCAGAAATGCGGCCTGATAGCTGTCTTCCGGTTTGACGGGCGGCAAAAGAGCGGAATCCGACCTGACTTGAGTGGAGGTGTCCCCCGGCCAAAGGCCCGAATCGCTTGCAAGAAGTAAAGGCCAGATAAACATCTAACCTGTTATCGGCAACAACCGGAATTTGTTGCTCAAATTATTTTAGAGTCTTGACAGGGCGATTCATGTGTATTACGTATGTACTCATGAGTTATACAACTGCAATACGTCTCCCGGAATCCCTGACCAAAAAGGTCCGGCAATGGGCTAAAGCCAAAAAGAAGAGCCGATCCGAGATCATTCGCGAGGCGTTGGCCGATTATTTTGAGCGGGCCGGTTTAAGCCCGCAGGCCGATCCCTATCAGGCGCTGACCTCCCTGATGCCTTTTACGGGGAGCGGCGTTTCGGATTTGGCCTCCCAAAGCGAAACCTATCTCCGCCAAAAATTCCATGCTCGATCCCGTCCTCATTGATACCGGCCCATTGGTTGCCTGTTTTAACCCGGATGACAGAGATTATCAACCCTGTCTGGACAAACTGCGTCTTTTAAAGGGGAGAAGGCTGGCCACGACGCTTGCGATTGTGACCGAAACGCTTTATCTTCTCGATTTTTCCCTGGAGAACCAGGAAAAATTTCTTCATTTTATGTCTGCAGGGGTTGTCGATATTCCGGAATTTAAGCCGGAGGATTTAAAAAAAGCCGCCGATTTGATGAAAAAATATCGGGACTGCCCCATGGATTTTGGCGATGCCACTCTTGTCATCCTTGCAAGTCGCCTGAAAACAAGGCAAATCCTGACCCTGGATAGCCGCGATTTTACCGTTTATCGAACCGACCAGGGCAAACCTTTTGAAATTATGTAGCGAATTCAGCGGTGAACGTTTGCCGCCGAACAGAACCAGTCATAATCGATGAGGTCCTTGATAGTCGGTTTTTCTCCGCAGAGCGGGCAGGCCGCATCGCGGCGGATTTTCAATTCGCGGAACTTTTGTTTGAGTGCGTCGTAGAGGATCAGTCTTCCAATCAACACCTCCCCCTGTCCCAAAATCAGCTTGATTACCTCCACCGCCTGAAGCGATCCGATAATTCCAGGCAAAACACCAAACA includes the following:
- the hisB gene encoding imidazoleglycerol-phosphate dehydratase HisB, giving the protein MKVLRKASINRKTSETNISLSLNIDGSGKYRVKTPIPFFNHMLEAFAKHGMFDLTLTAAGDVEVDDHHLVEDVGLCLGSAFKKALKDKKGIRRYGHFTLPMDEVLTTVAVDFCNRPCMVYEPKIKSGRIKNFDVQLVHEFFQAFVNEAAVNLHVHVLQSGNKHHVVESIFKSFARAVDMATSIDSRANGIPSTKGKL
- a CDS encoding CopG family transcriptional regulator: MSYTTAIRLPESLTKKVRQWAKAKKKSRSEIIREALADYFERAGLSPQADPYQALTSLMPFTGSGVSDLASQSETYLRQKFHARSRPH
- a CDS encoding PIN domain-containing protein, whose protein sequence is MLDPVLIDTGPLVACFNPDDRDYQPCLDKLRLLKGRRLATTLAIVTETLYLLDFSLENQEKFLHFMSAGVVDIPEFKPEDLKKAADLMKKYRDCPMDFGDATLVILASRLKTRQILTLDSRDFTVYRTDQGKPFEIM